In the Salvia splendens isolate huo1 unplaced genomic scaffold, SspV2 ctg635, whole genome shotgun sequence genome, TGAGGAGGGGTGCCGAAGCTGAGGGAGACGGTGTAAGCTCCGTTGAAGGGGAAGAGAGGGGTGGTGGAGGGGGGTGAGTTCTTGCCATTCTTGAGGTGGCCGGCTCGGGCCACCGCGGCCGAAGCTAGCTGAGTCAGCCTCTGCAGCGGCTGATCAGTGTGTGGGAGAGTGGTGAAGAGGGAAATGGGAATGGGGGCTGCAGAggctgagagaaagagagagaagaagatgaaCACAATGCAAGAAGACATTGTGTTGAAGGTGGAATCTGTGGGACTGTTTTGGATGTTCTTATTTAACCATGTTTGTGTTGACTCCAACAACTGTCAGTGAGCATGTGAATGGAGCCATCAATGGAGTGGCAAAAAAGGGGGAAGGTGTGATGACAGAATGCAAAAGTGGGGCCTAGGCTTCAAGTTAATGTGATTTAGCAATTTAGCATTCAATAATTGGAGGTTGTACAGTAGCCGTTAGGACTCAACTTCCATCCACTGCATCTAATGCTGTTTACTGCTCACTTCCAAAATGGCAGCAATTAATTTTCAAGAATCTGCAAAAGATtagaaaaaaagtgaaaaaggtGCAATCTTTGCTTCAAGAATCTACTTTTACACTTCATCTAAAATAGATCTTTTGTTATCATGAAGCTGCTAAAGGGTTAATATCACCTTTTCCCACCTCATTTACTTTTGTATTACATATGGGAGGAATGTTAGTTTTGCCACTCTATATTGCTTATGATTTTGTTGTGGGATTGCCTTTTGCACTTTAAAGAAAGTTATATAAATACAAAATCAATGTCTAGGCTATTGGAATATGTGCTTTAGTAAAGTTTAAAGGTTGTTTATTTAAAACCCAACTTACTCTTCAAAACGAATAACAAGAGGCGTGTGTTGTGGACGACATGAGGTTTAATTTTACATTTCCTCCTATACCCTTTTATGGGTGATGGGTAAATCAACACCAAACTTGGGCATAGTCAAACGTTTATCGTCACTAGTACTAATAAATCCATACCTCCTTACAAAAGCACACAGCAAGACTGTAAGATAGCAGTACCTATAGTGGGAGAAATGAGGTTATATAACAAGCAATAATTCATGATATTCATCACGACAACGATATGTCTGCCCTACCAAACTTCCACATTGAGCAGCGTGGAACTAAAGTGGGTAACAAACCACATGGGCACACATCAATGGAACATGTGAAGAATTTTTTGTTTACATATGAGATTGGCAGACAGAAATGCCAACCAGACTCCAACCATGTGCGTGCGTGCATACCTGAGTGTTCGTTCCACTCGCTACCATTACACCATCCATCTGCTGACTTCAACAATGACACTTAGGACATAGAGAAATAAATGCTGATGCATATGTTATCACAAAGTCGTTTGTGTTTTCGCTTTCTTTCTAGCCAAAAATCGCTCCTTTGCTGCAGCCAGTGCATCCTCGCTTCTCTTGTGATGGTCTTTTGCCACAGGTGCTGCTTCCTCGCTTCCTTTATTATTGTCGGGTCCCGGTAGGTCTCCTGCAGCAGATGCCACATCCTCACTTCTTTTCTGACTGTCGGGTCTTTGTAGGTTACGAGCTGGTTGTTCATCTGCAACCTGATCTCGAATGGAAGAAGAATGAGGCTTGTCCTTGGGAGAATCATGCGCGGCAATCTCATCCTGATGAGTCTTCGCCATCCTTGAAGAATCCAAACTAGTACCAGCTGTCGCAGGAGAGACCTGACGTGTTGGCTGAACCGCCTTTTCATCGGGATGCTTCTTAGATTTCCCCTTGTCGGCATCTTCAGAACCAAATGCTACGTTTTTGGATAGGTTGAAATAAAAATCACTGAGGTCAGCCTTCGTGGTAACCTATAAAAACAtagaaacaaaaattacaaTGTATAATATGCTACAAACAGTAAACTCCAATTTTGAAGTTTTAGCTGTGCGCAATTATGAGATTCATAATATCGTGAGCCAAAAACAAAGCCGAGCACTGGCAAGAAGCATACTTATCCATATAGTCGCCTACAAGCAAACAGGATTACACGAATTATAAAAAACACTATCATCAGTAGAGAAGAAGTGAGTTCAACTTACATCTTCCTTCTGCTCACGCAACTCACGAAACCGCTCTTCCTCTATCCACTTGGCTTGCTCTGCTAGCTTCTTCTTGTAAGCACTAGTAACAAACTTATCTTTATCTGCATAGAGATGTTCATCTTGGCTTCTCTCTTTGGCAAGTTTTCTCTCATATATTATCTCATGTTCTCTCTCTCGTTGTTTTGCCTTGTCTATCAGTCCTTGAATATATCTTGGCTGCAAATGAAGATACAGAATTAGTTGATCATTTGCAAGCCAAAATCTATCACCTGCATAATCAAAAGACTTTGCATAGCATATAGGAATAGATCAATGTAGAGGTAAATCCATTTGTAGTCAAAGATTAACTTacgatttcttttttttacatttttgtaCTATGGCCAATAATAAAACTACTAGACACTAAAATTTTATTTGTGCAAGGATCAGAAATCACCAAAACGCGTTCCCAGAGACAGTTCAATATGAATCTACCATGCATTTCTTAACAAGTAAAACAATACTCCGACAATACCTTTCTATCTTGTCGATCTTCCACTTTGGGACGAACTTGCTTTTCCTTCATTTGATCATATACGCCATCATAGTCAAACGCCAAAGGGTCTTCTTCAAGAACCTTCTTATGCTGCTCTTCAACCTTTTGAGAATTCAAAATGGAAACAAAAAAAGTACAGTCATATAAGTCTGCCCATCGCAAAAatacaattcaacaaaaatgGAATCTTTATATCAGTAAGTAACCAAACTAAATTTTACAGTAGAAGAAGACTGACATCTTTGTGAGTTTTTTTCTTGTAGGCTTGACGCAAAATGTCCCTCTCAACATTATCATCGTCATCGTCGTCATCAAAGCCGAGCACCTTTGGAGGCGGGGGCCTCGCAGGCGGTTTCTGCTGTGGCTTAACTCTAAGTTGCAAGCCGTACTTTGACATCTTCTATTTCCGATCACAAGCTGCTCTCTACACTGCCAAACCTCAAAACCTAAACAATCGAAAATATGAGTATTCAATTGAAAAACCAACTATCATAGTAGCACTTATACGGAGCTTCATACAATcaagcaaaacactttcacatTTTTATAGGAAAGCCCTAGGAAGGCACACGGTCAATCGTTCCCAACCAGAGCAGGTAAGAAAAGAAGCAATTGCCATACTTAGTTGCCTCTGATTTCTCTTGATTTGACAAGATAAAAGGACAATCATTCTTTATGCTTGAGGATAAATCAGATAATGAAACTAATGATTAAGCCTAAATCATGAACCCAAAGTTAATCCCAGAAACCCTACCTCAGAATTTGCAATTCAAATTGAAGAactaaacaaacaaaaaaggcaAGCTTGATAGACTATAAGCCATCCGATTAATCTTGAGATAGAACAGCCAACAAAATCACAAAAAGCATGTCTAACATCTGAATCCcctaaatcaaaattaaaatgcaaaaataaaGAGAGATAGAATACAGATTACGCCATGTTGAAAACTAAATACATAGAAATCTCACCGTTCAATCCTTCGTAGGTTACTCGCAAT is a window encoding:
- the LOC121790834 gene encoding nuclear speckle splicing regulatory protein 1-like; translation: MSKYGLQLRVKPQQKPPARPPPPKVLGFDDDDDDDNVERDILRQAYKKKTHKDVEEQHKKVLEEDPLAFDYDGVYDQMKEKQVRPKVEDRQDRKPRYIQGLIDKAKQREREHEIIYERKLAKERSQDEHLYADKDKFVTSAYKKKLAEQAKWIEEERFRELREQKEDVTTKADLSDFYFNLSKNVAFGSEDADKGKSKKHPDEKAVQPTRQVSPATAGTSLDSSRMAKTHQDEIAAHDSPKDKPHSSSIRDQVADEQPARNLQRPDSQKRSEDVASAAGDLPGPDNNKGSEEAAPVAKDHHKRSEDALAAAKERFLARKKAKTQTTL